In one window of Chitinophagales bacterium DNA:
- a CDS encoding DUF1905 domain-containing protein — protein sequence MIRFNAIIEKFSKQGEKTGWTYVLIPAALAAKLNPGKKTSFRVKGKLDQHSIQGIALMPMGEGDYILPLKADIRKAIHKKQGDILSLQLELDSAKIAVPEDLVVCLEDEPKAKTFFYDKLPGSHRNYFIKWIDSAKTEATRSKRIAMTIDALCKGWHYGQMIRASQGKPLE from the coding sequence ATGATTCGCTTTAACGCCATCATTGAGAAATTCAGCAAGCAGGGAGAAAAAACCGGCTGGACATATGTACTGATTCCAGCAGCGCTTGCAGCCAAGTTGAATCCCGGCAAGAAAACATCCTTCCGTGTAAAAGGAAAATTAGATCAACATAGCATACAAGGCATTGCATTGATGCCCATGGGCGAAGGTGATTATATCTTACCCCTGAAAGCAGATATCAGAAAAGCAATCCACAAAAAACAGGGTGATATACTCTCCCTTCAACTGGAATTAGATAGCGCTAAGATTGCCGTTCCTGAAGACTTGGTTGTATGCTTGGAAGATGAACCAAAAGCAAAAACATTCTTTTACGATAAGCTTCCCGGCTCGCACAGAAACTATTTCATTAAATGGATAGATAGCGCAAAAACCGAGGCCACCAGAAGCAAACGCATTGCTATGACCATAGATGCATTGTGTAAGGGATGGCATTACGGACAAATGATTCGTGCTTCGCAAGGCAAGCCCTTGGAATAA
- a CDS encoding beta-lactamase family protein: MKKWILAAVLALPIHLLAQYNFSALDARIEAMKKELGGFASVVVAKDGKVIYKKNLGEDFNERTQVPIASSSKWLTAAMVMALVDAGKLSLDDKVSKYLPDFTKYNKSYITIRHCLSHQTGIKQEPIKLAAFLLRKKYETLEQEVNDFVSKREIDYNPGEAFFYGNVGINIAARVCEVVMKRGFEQIIGEKILRPLAMRSTNFSDENGNAPNPSGGAVSSSLDYTNFLTMILNKGVFNGKQVLSEASVEELIRSQTAGVPVKYAPKVAEGFTYSLGAWVQEKDAANKTFIISAPGLLGTWPMIDFCRKYSFVIVTKSLLTDQKREAYQQLIQLINDQISVQSCN; this comes from the coding sequence ATGAAAAAATGGATTCTTGCTGCAGTACTGGCTTTACCAATACACTTATTGGCACAATACAATTTCAGTGCATTAGACGCTCGTATTGAAGCAATGAAAAAAGAACTGGGTGGATTTGCTTCCGTTGTAGTTGCAAAAGATGGCAAAGTGATTTACAAAAAGAATCTTGGTGAAGATTTCAATGAGCGTACACAAGTACCTATTGCCAGTAGCAGTAAATGGTTAACAGCTGCTATGGTAATGGCATTGGTCGACGCAGGCAAGCTTTCGCTGGATGATAAAGTATCCAAGTATTTGCCTGATTTTACGAAGTATAACAAAAGCTATATCACCATTAGGCATTGTCTGAGCCACCAAACAGGTATTAAGCAGGAACCCATTAAGCTAGCTGCATTCTTGCTAAGGAAAAAATATGAAACCCTTGAGCAGGAGGTCAATGATTTTGTATCCAAAAGAGAGATTGATTACAACCCGGGTGAAGCCTTTTTCTATGGCAATGTAGGCATCAATATTGCTGCACGTGTTTGTGAAGTTGTCATGAAAAGAGGCTTTGAGCAAATCATAGGGGAAAAAATTTTACGACCACTTGCGATGCGCTCTACCAATTTCAGTGATGAAAACGGCAATGCACCCAATCCTTCAGGTGGCGCAGTTTCTTCTTCTTTGGATTATACCAACTTCCTCACGATGATCTTAAACAAAGGTGTATTCAACGGAAAGCAGGTCTTAAGTGAAGCTTCCGTAGAAGAGCTCATTCGCTCTCAGACGGCAGGTGTCCCAGTTAAGTATGCGCCGAAAGTAGCGGAAGGATTTACCTACTCGTTGGGTGCTTGGGTACAGGAAAAAGACGCAGCGAATAAAACATTTATCATCAGTGCACCAGGCTTACTGGGCACCTGGCCGATGATTGATTTTTGCAGAAAGTATTCCTTTGTGATTGTAACAAAGAGTTTATTGACTGATCAAAAAAGAGAAGCTTATCAGCAATTGATACAGCTCATCAATGATCAGATAAGTGTACAATCCTGCAATTAA
- the queG gene encoding tRNA epoxyqueuosine(34) reductase QueG, whose product MTADSASKLIKQAAHQFGFDYCGISKAVALDEDARRLESWLGKQFHGTMQYMENHFDLRIDPRKLFPGAKSVITFLKNYYPEQIQSTDGPKVSKYAYGQDYHDIIRQQLRELLQELHTSIGQFNGRGFVDSAPVLERAWAQRSGLGWIGKNGNLITKQSGSFFFIATLIADLELVYDHPYVKDFCGSCTRCIDACPTEAILPNKVVDGSKCISYFTIELKDLLIPDNMNGQFDNWLFGCDTCQDVCPWNRFSKPHQEIGFTPIPEILNLSTADWEAMTETQFKEIFRKSPLKRSKYAGIKRNLKFIQST is encoded by the coding sequence ATGACTGCAGATAGCGCCAGTAAATTGATCAAACAAGCCGCTCACCAATTTGGGTTTGATTATTGCGGTATCAGCAAAGCTGTGGCCTTAGATGAAGACGCTAGACGGTTAGAAAGCTGGCTTGGCAAGCAATTCCATGGCACAATGCAGTACATGGAAAACCATTTTGACTTACGCATTGATCCAAGAAAATTATTTCCAGGCGCAAAATCTGTGATTACATTTTTAAAAAATTATTACCCGGAGCAAATACAATCAACAGACGGACCAAAAGTTTCTAAATATGCATATGGTCAGGATTACCATGACATCATCAGACAACAGCTAAGAGAATTGCTTCAAGAACTTCATACCAGCATAGGTCAGTTTAACGGAAGAGGCTTTGTGGACAGTGCCCCCGTGCTGGAAAGAGCATGGGCACAAAGAAGTGGGCTTGGTTGGATTGGCAAAAACGGCAACCTCATTACCAAGCAATCCGGCTCATTCTTTTTCATTGCTACACTAATCGCTGACCTGGAATTGGTTTATGATCATCCGTATGTAAAAGATTTTTGTGGTTCTTGTACCAGGTGTATTGATGCTTGTCCCACTGAAGCCATCCTCCCCAACAAAGTTGTTGATGGCAGTAAGTGTATCAGCTATTTCACCATTGAATTAAAGGACCTGCTGATTCCTGATAACATGAATGGGCAATTTGACAACTGGCTATTTGGTTGTGATACCTGCCAGGATGTTTGTCCATGGAACCGTTTTAGTAAACCGCATCAAGAAATAGGCTTTACACCCATCCCTGAAATTCTTAACTTATCTACTGCCGATTGGGAGGCAATGACAGAAACACAATTCAAAGAGATTTTTAGAAAGAGTCCTTTAAAGAGAAGTAAATACGCAGGTATCAAACGCAACCTCAAGTTTATTCAATCAACATGA